The DNA region GTCCCAGGCACAAGCGGCTCTTGCTGGATCAATGTCCGGCTTGCGAGTCCCCGATTCATTACCGCGCGACTCCGGCGGCCACCCGTGGGCCGGATGCCGACCCGGCGTCACTTGCTTCCTGTGGCTGGTGCGGACTGGATTTCAGAGACCTCAGCTTCGGACAGTACGACGAACGTTCCCTCACGCTCGAACGAGGAGACTACCACTTCAGTCGTCAGAGTCCGCGCTTCCGCAGGCCACTGATCAGCAAGATCAGACGCGATGCCCACTTTCAGGGCAGATTGCTGGAAGCTGTAAGTGGGGGTGATTACGTGTTGAACGGCACCCCCCTCGCTGTCCGGGAGTTGATGGAAGGGCTGTTTCAGTTGACGCGACTGCTGATGCACCTTCCCGGAGCGGAGGCATGGCGCCGGGCGCTGCACGAGCTTGCTGACGACATGCGCCTCTGTGGAGTGGAGAGCGACAGGGCTATCCTGCAATTCGAGGTGTTGAGGGTGGAGGAGCGGGACCGCATCATGACTCCGCTTGCCTGGCTGCTGAACGACTGGCCTGCGAGGTTCCATAAAGTCTCAGAAGGAGCAGGGGTCGGGCGACAGCAACTCCTCAAAAATGCGCGTCCGGTTCCCACTTGGCTGAAGCAGGAGGTCGCTCGTTACAGCAGGCTGGAGGGCTACGACCACCTACGACCACACATCAATGGAACGAAGGAGGGGGCCAGACGCTGAAACTTTTTCAGAATTTAACCCCTTCCATGTGCTAAATATGAGGAGTCGTGTCTCAACGCCCCTGGATCGAAAATTTCTGGAAGGAGACAAAGGTCTCCAGAATCCTGATACTCGATTCCCTCCAGGGAACTCTCCTGACCGTCTGGTTTCTGGTGCTCTGGATGAGCGCTCAATGGATCGTCGAACAGGTGCAGCGCCACTTGGATCTGGAGGGATCACCAACTTTCGATTTTCTCTCAATTTGCATTGATCTCATCCTTGGGGGTGGGTTCGCCGCCAGCTTGGCGCTCTATGTGTGGAAAAGTGTGGGCGATCTCAGGGTAAAGTTAGGCCTAAGCAGCGCACAATCAGTTAAAAGA from Deinococcus budaensis includes:
- a CDS encoding TniQ family protein; this translates as MRPPPLEDELCSSWLIRLARANGTTLAHLYRTLTPNDHHFEQDLDRRVLPNLVGGLERATGVPRTRIEEMTLDALESKLRRPSGNRVGRRWVLPLKFQYRRVHAFGMQCCPDCLAEDEMPYYRRAWRLAFMTVCPRHKRLLLDQCPACESPIHYRATPAATRGPDADPASLASCGWCGLDFRDLSFGQYDERSLTLERGDYHFSRQSPRFRRPLISKIRRDAHFQGRLLEAVSGGDYVLNGTPLAVRELMEGLFQLTRLLMHLPGAEAWRRALHELADDMRLCGVESDRAILQFEVLRVEERDRIMTPLAWLLNDWPARFHKVSEGAGVGRQQLLKNARPVPTWLKQEVARYSRLEGYDHLRPHINGTKEGARR